A window of Methylothermaceae bacteria B42 contains these coding sequences:
- a CDS encoding molecular chaperone Tir: MPVFISYSHADELIVNKLAAHLVKHNASVWVDTWELNVGDSILNRVQDAIQESSALLVILSKTSVESEWCKKELSAGLMRELDEKRVVVLPVLVEDCEIPIFLREKMYADLRTDFDRGLHQVLDAIAKVTNSYQGRLEQDEGTVDWSEDWGYNDGLFHLRFTIVNSPNTLPMTFLTQIYVFCNEVATSRYKQYEAAGLDWIGRAVIAEALFDFGEKDDYRLILDNQFPRELKATIYDPKTGSKYDVICESRKMGQDNGKDQLVNISDYLKQIREYIRSVSRKPTPEEVAKIQKIIATPWNA, translated from the coding sequence ATGCCGGTATTTATAAGTTATTCACACGCAGATGAACTGATCGTAAATAAACTTGCAGCTCACCTTGTGAAACACAATGCAAGTGTGTGGGTAGATACTTGGGAGCTAAATGTTGGTGATTCGATCCTTAATAGAGTTCAAGATGCTATTCAGGAATCAAGTGCATTGCTTGTAATTTTGTCGAAGACTTCTGTTGAATCAGAATGGTGTAAAAAAGAACTATCTGCTGGCTTAATGAGGGAGCTAGATGAGAAAAGAGTAGTTGTTTTACCTGTTCTGGTAGAGGACTGCGAAATACCAATATTTCTTAGAGAGAAAATGTATGCCGATTTGCGTACTGATTTTGACAGAGGGTTGCATCAAGTTCTTGATGCAATTGCGAAAGTAACAAATTCATATCAAGGGCGTTTGGAACAAGATGAAGGCACAGTAGATTGGTCAGAAGATTGGGGGTATAACGACGGGCTATTTCATCTGCGTTTTACCATTGTTAATAGCCCGAATACCTTGCCAATGACATTTTTGACACAAATATATGTGTTTTGTAATGAAGTTGCTACTAGCCGTTATAAGCAGTATGAAGCTGCTGGTCTTGATTGGATTGGAAGGGCAGTTATTGCTGAGGCTCTTTTTGACTTCGGAGAAAAAGACGATTATCGCCTCATTCTGGATAACCAGTTTCCCCGGGAACTAAAAGCAACAATCTATGACCCGAAAACCGGGTCAAAATACGATGTTATTTGTGAGTCAAGGAAAATGGGACAGGACAATGGTAAAGATCAATTAGTCAATATAAGTGATTACCTCAAGCAAATACGGGAATACATACGAAGTGTTTCAAGAAAACCAACTCCTGAAGAGGTTGCGAAAATTCAAAAAATCATTGCCACCCCATGGAATGCCTAA